In uncultured Methanobacterium sp., a genomic segment contains:
- a CDS encoding response regulator, producing MDFEEADILLVEDNPTDAELTMRALKRRNLANQVVWVKDGAEALEFIFATGQFAHRDVENFPKLILLDLRMPKVDGLEVLQKIKADERTNRIPVVVLTSSQEDRDIVESYKLGVNSYVSKPVEFDDFIEAVSTLGFYWMLINNPPNSLE from the coding sequence ATGGATTTTGAAGAGGCTGATATTTTACTGGTGGAAGATAATCCCACCGATGCCGAACTTACCATGAGGGCACTTAAACGGAGAAATCTGGCCAATCAAGTAGTTTGGGTGAAAGATGGAGCAGAAGCTCTGGAATTCATATTTGCCACAGGACAGTTTGCCCATAGAGATGTTGAAAATTTTCCCAAGCTCATATTATTGGATTTGAGAATGCCTAAAGTGGATGGGCTGGAAGTTTTACAGAAAATCAAAGCGGATGAACGGACTAACCGTATACCAGTGGTTGTTTTAACTTCATCCCAGGAAGACCGGGATATAGTGGAAAGTTACAAGTTAGGGGTAAATAGCTACGTCAGTAAACCAGTGGAATTTGATGATTTCATCGAAGCAGTATCCACCCTAGGATTTTACTGGATGCTCATTAACAATCCCCCTAATTCATTAGAATAA
- a CDS encoding ATP-binding protein, with protein sequence MVFNPVLISFIYALEPVYNVLNVPPNEDYFLLLMLIIVVVLVAILAERIEKVRKLNELNQKLKVQTDKLEDANQELEAFAYSVSHDLRVPLRAIDGFSRILVEDYEDKLDEEGIRLLNIVRDNTSKMGHLIDDILLLSRASRQEMKFNELDMAALAKSVYNEFQTDVEGRNIQFSVGNLPPAYADRAMLGQVFQNLIGNSIKFTRNQDPAIIEVGSEIDEEEIIYYVKDNGAGFDMKYINKLFGLFQRLHSPEEFEGTGVGLSIVQRVVRRHGGRVWGEGSVDGGATIYFTLPKEKPK encoded by the coding sequence ATGGTCTTTAACCCGGTGTTAATCTCATTTATATATGCCCTAGAACCTGTTTACAACGTTTTGAATGTCCCTCCAAATGAAGATTACTTCCTTTTATTAATGCTTATTATTGTAGTGGTACTAGTGGCTATTCTCGCCGAAAGGATTGAAAAGGTAAGAAAACTCAATGAACTAAACCAGAAATTAAAGGTTCAAACTGATAAACTGGAAGATGCCAACCAGGAATTGGAGGCATTTGCATATTCAGTATCACATGACTTGAGAGTTCCATTAAGGGCAATTGATGGTTTTTCACGGATACTGGTGGAGGATTATGAGGATAAACTGGATGAAGAGGGAATAAGGCTCCTGAACATTGTAAGAGATAATACCTCTAAAATGGGACACCTTATTGATGACATCCTTCTCTTATCCAGAGCCAGCCGTCAGGAGATGAAATTCAATGAACTGGACATGGCAGCCCTGGCAAAGAGTGTTTATAATGAATTCCAGACAGATGTGGAAGGTCGAAACATTCAATTCTCTGTGGGCAATCTCCCCCCTGCATACGCCGACAGAGCCATGCTGGGCCAGGTGTTTCAAAACCTCATTGGTAATTCCATCAAATTCACACGCAACCAGGACCCTGCTATAATTGAGGTGGGCAGTGAAATAGATGAAGAAGAAATCATTTACTACGTCAAGGACAATGGAGCCGGTTTTGATATGAAATACATTAACAAACTTTTTGGGCTCTTTCAAAGGCTGCACAGCCCTGAAGAATTTGAGGGAACTGGGGTTGGTCTTTCCATTGTTCAGAGGGTTGTAAGAAGACACGGCGGACGTGTTTGGGGTGAAGGATCCGTGGATGGTGGTGCAACCATATATTTCACCCTGCCCAAAGAAAAGCCTAAATAA
- a CDS encoding PAS domain S-box protein translates to MEEEIKVLILEDVPLDAELIERELRKEGFDFVSHRVEREDEYVKEVEKWQPNIILADHSLPQFDGVSALHIAQEKSSHIPFIFVSGKIGEEFAVEMLKKGATDYVLKHNLSKLGYAVRRALKEAQEHLEKNKAQEALLESEKKYRALFEKTTNPILVFNDEGVFINFNQAAVDFLETEPTQLLKHKIYQFIAPESEPVDIKDWSTGEIVELPLKINDELKILELTITPVKLGNSNIIFGTGRDLTKQKQMENALKESEEKYRLLVENQTDMVVKFDPEGKVLFASPSYCEVLGRTEDSILGSNFLPMVHQEEQEKTQRALGKLHRPPYVVFLEHRMLTMNGWRWIAWADKAIMDDEGNLEAFVGVGRDITERKLAEDRIMRSLKEKELLLREIHHRVKNNLQIISTLLSLQSAQIDDQRVIDLYRESQNRILSIALIHENLYQSDDLTNINFANYVKNLIDDLFNSYGVDPDKIQINMQIKDIIISIETAIPIGLIINELISNTLKHAFPQGKGEIYLELSAKNGDKYQLIVRDNGKSFQDNFKLDETDTLGMKLISSLVNQLDGTIMLNKDSKEFIIDFEELKYKERI, encoded by the coding sequence ATGGAAGAAGAAATTAAAGTTCTGATCCTGGAAGACGTTCCTTTAGACGCGGAATTAATAGAACGGGAACTTAGAAAAGAAGGTTTCGATTTTGTTAGCCATCGTGTTGAGCGTGAAGATGAATACGTGAAGGAAGTGGAAAAATGGCAACCCAACATTATACTGGCAGATCATTCCCTACCACAATTTGATGGTGTCTCTGCACTTCACATAGCTCAAGAGAAATCATCCCACATACCATTTATTTTCGTCAGTGGAAAAATAGGGGAAGAATTTGCAGTGGAAATGTTGAAAAAAGGAGCTACAGATTACGTACTCAAACATAACCTTTCTAAATTAGGATATGCTGTTCGAAGAGCTCTGAAAGAAGCACAAGAACACTTGGAAAAGAATAAAGCACAGGAAGCTCTCCTGGAAAGTGAAAAAAAATACCGGGCCCTGTTTGAAAAAACTACCAACCCCATCCTAGTTTTTAATGATGAGGGTGTTTTTATAAATTTTAACCAGGCTGCAGTGGATTTCCTGGAAACAGAACCCACCCAACTCCTTAAACATAAAATTTATCAATTCATTGCTCCCGAATCAGAACCAGTTGATATAAAAGACTGGTCCACTGGAGAAATAGTAGAATTACCTCTTAAAATTAATGATGAACTTAAGATACTGGAATTAACCATCACCCCTGTAAAACTGGGTAACAGTAACATTATCTTCGGTACAGGAAGGGATCTCACCAAACAGAAGCAGATGGAAAATGCTTTAAAAGAGAGTGAGGAAAAATATCGGCTCCTGGTTGAAAACCAGACTGACATGGTAGTAAAATTCGATCCAGAAGGAAAAGTTCTATTTGCCAGCCCATCATACTGTGAAGTTCTGGGACGTACTGAGGACAGCATTCTGGGAAGTAACTTCCTACCAATGGTACACCAGGAAGAACAGGAAAAAACTCAAAGGGCACTGGGAAAACTGCACCGTCCTCCCTATGTGGTTTTCTTAGAACACCGCATGCTGACCATGAACGGATGGCGCTGGATTGCATGGGCCGATAAGGCCATAATGGATGATGAAGGAAATTTAGAAGCATTTGTAGGTGTGGGGCGTGACATAACTGAACGTAAACTGGCTGAAGACAGGATAATGAGATCATTAAAGGAAAAGGAATTATTACTCCGGGAAATTCACCACCGCGTGAAAAACAACCTGCAGATCATATCCACCCTTTTAAGTCTACAATCTGCTCAAATTGATGATCAACGCGTCATTGATTTATACCGGGAAAGTCAGAATCGCATACTTTCCATAGCACTGATACATGAAAATCTTTACCAATCTGATGATTTAACCAACATTAACTTTGCCAATTATGTGAAAAATCTTATTGATGACCTTTTCAACTCATATGGTGTAGATCCAGACAAAATCCAAATCAACATGCAGATAAAAGACATTATAATAAGTATTGAAACTGCAATTCCCATTGGCCTTATCATAAATGAGTTAATCTCAAACACCCTGAAACACGCTTTTCCCCAGGGGAAAGGAGAAATATATCTGGAATTATCCGCAAAAAATGGGGATAAATATCAGTTAATTGTTCGAGATAATGGTAAATCATTCCAGGATAACTTTAAATTAGATGAAACTGATACTCTAGGAATGAAATTAATCTCCAGCCTTGTAAATCAGTTAGATGGAACAATTATGCTGAATAAAGATAGCAAAGAATTTATCATTGATTTTGAGGAACTTAAATATAAGGAGCGGATCTGA